A single window of Lentilitoribacter sp. Alg239-R112 DNA harbors:
- the aat gene encoding leucyl/phenylalanyl-tRNA--protein transferase codes for MTTSSDHMPLSPEILLSAYSQGLFPMSDSADDPDCFWVKPEIRGIIPLDQFHIPRSLKKVIAQRKFDIRINTRFDDVMKECAKETGNRPSTWINRTIYEAYLQLHKVGHAHSIEAWRNNQLVGGLYGVSLGAGFFGESMFTRETDASKVCLAYLVKHLKKLNYILLDTQFTTDHLKRFGAIDIPNDEYLSLLSDAMSYEDIEFY; via the coding sequence ATGACGACTTCATCAGACCACATGCCTTTATCGCCAGAAATTCTGCTAAGCGCATATAGTCAGGGCCTGTTTCCAATGTCGGATTCGGCAGATGATCCTGACTGTTTTTGGGTTAAGCCGGAGATACGTGGGATTATTCCACTTGACCAATTTCATATACCTCGCAGCCTAAAAAAAGTCATAGCACAACGTAAGTTTGATATCAGGATTAACACCCGTTTTGATGACGTCATGAAGGAGTGCGCGAAAGAGACTGGCAATAGACCCTCTACTTGGATTAATAGAACGATATATGAAGCCTATTTGCAACTACATAAAGTAGGCCATGCACATAGCATTGAAGCCTGGCGTAACAATCAGTTAGTGGGTGGTTTGTACGGCGTTTCACTCGGGGCTGGTTTTTTTGGTGAAAGTATGTTTACACGAGAGACAGACGCATCAAAAGTTTGTTTAGCTTATCTTGTTAAGCATTTAAAAAAATTAAATTATATACTTCTGGACACACAGTTCACCACAGATCACCTTAAACGTTTTGGAGCGATTGATATTCCTAATGATGAATATTTAAGCCTACTTTCAGATGCTATGTCGTACGAAGACATCGAGTTTTATTAG